The Phoenix dactylifera cultivar Barhee BC4 chromosome 9, palm_55x_up_171113_PBpolish2nd_filt_p, whole genome shotgun sequence genome window below encodes:
- the LOC103701775 gene encoding 14-3-3 protein 6-like — translation MAGAREENVYMAKLAEQAERYEEMVEFMEKVAGAAVEGEELTVEERNLLSVAYKNVIGARRASWRIVSSIEQKEESRGNEDHVAAIRDYRAKIETELTDICKGILKLLEVSLIPSASAAESKVFYLKMTGDYHRYLAEFKTGSDRKDAAESTLSAYKSAQEIAVAELSPTHPIRLGLSLNFSVFYYEILNSPDRACALAKQAFDEAIAELDTLGEESYKDSTLIMQLLRDNLTLWTSDMQDDGVDEIKEAPKHDDEQK, via the exons ATGGCGGGAGCAAGGGAGGAGAACGTGTACATGGCGAAGCTGGCGGAGCAGGCGGAGCGGTACGAGGAGATGGTGGAGTTCATGGAGAAGGTCGCCGGGGCGGCGGTGGAGGGGGAGGAGCTCACGGTGGAGGAGCGCAACCTCCTCTCGGTGGCTTACAAGAACGTCATCGGCGCCCGCCGCGCCTCGTGGCGGATCGTGTCGTCGATCGAGCAGAAGGAGGAGAGCCGCGGCAACGAGGACCACGTCGCCGCCATCCGCGACTATCGGGCCAAGATCGAGACCGAGCTCACCGACATCTGCAAGGGGATCCTCAAGCTCCTCGAAGTCAGCCTCATCCCCTCCGCGTCCGCCGCTGAGTCCAAGGTCTTCTACCTCAAGATGACGGGCGACTACCATCGCTACCTCGCCGAGTTCAAGACCGGCTCCGACCGCAAGGATGCCGCCGAGAGCACCCTCTCCGCCTACAAGTCCGCCCAG GAAATTGCGGTGGCGGAGCTGTCCCCAACGCACCCGATCCGGCTGGGCCTGTCGCTCAACTTCTCGGTGTTTTACTACGAGATCTTGAATTCACCGGACCGGGCATGTGCTCTTGCGAAACAG GCATTTGATGAAGCAATTGCAGAACTGGATACACTTGGCGAGGAATCTTACAAAGATAGCACCCTTATCATGCAGCTTCTTCGAGATAATCTTACCTTGTGGACTTCAGACATGCAG GATGATGGGGTAGACGAGATCAAAGAAGCACCCAAGCATGATGACGAACAGAAGTAG